A single window of Paenibacillus sp. SYP-B4298 DNA harbors:
- a CDS encoding response regulator transcription factor produces the protein MLKVLLVDDDLPMLSKLKNMVDWEHLGCQLCGEANGGQAAVTLLHKCKPEIVITDMSMPGMDGLALINYMEAYFPHTQVIAISSFSDVHFVKNSMRKGAVDYILKHELDVQVLQAALTTAKELLAKGQEAQEQTLNIQKHIQQSHTTLLRNFIRELVENGFGSEKELVQNADKLDITLNLRMLTVVVAEWDSRGKLADRYDAKELAVMKGSFMDIVDNILTDTGNAFMTPIENGKFAFLFSLETNSRFMWHTMISEALSRIRVSVKRQLNFTISCSVSEICSKPDHLPSYFQTADKELQQRFYEGGDVVIWPGIQRREANSISFSVDVKLERLLLSHLATLNETELIRQVEELFIRMGQARAPHKTTQMVAVELIHLVNRKSKEAGISEQELFGDDQNPYQIIGQFDTLVEMKEWIIEIYRKLIQALRPSLHDNHYSDNIRRTLEWIRQHFAEPITLQEVADVVGVNASYLSRLFKEECKQGFTDYVNHVRVEYAKLLIRSGETDLKNVVKQAGFNHYNYFFTVFKKTTGMTPLAYEKQQKR, from the coding sequence ATGCTTAAGGTGCTGCTCGTCGACGATGATTTGCCCATGCTGAGCAAGCTTAAAAATATGGTCGACTGGGAACATCTTGGATGTCAGCTTTGCGGCGAAGCAAATGGGGGGCAGGCGGCAGTTACGCTTCTCCACAAGTGCAAGCCCGAGATTGTGATTACGGATATGAGCATGCCCGGCATGGATGGGCTGGCGCTTATTAACTATATGGAGGCGTATTTCCCTCACACACAAGTTATTGCGATCAGTAGCTTTAGCGATGTTCACTTTGTGAAAAATAGTATGCGCAAGGGCGCAGTCGATTATATTCTAAAGCATGAGCTGGATGTGCAGGTGTTGCAGGCAGCACTTACCACCGCCAAAGAGCTGCTCGCCAAGGGGCAGGAGGCGCAGGAGCAGACGCTGAATATACAGAAGCATATTCAGCAGAGCCATACAACGCTGCTTAGAAACTTCATTAGAGAGCTTGTAGAGAATGGCTTCGGCTCCGAGAAGGAGCTGGTGCAGAACGCGGACAAACTTGATATCACACTGAACCTGCGTATGCTGACGGTTGTTGTAGCGGAATGGGATAGCCGGGGCAAGCTTGCAGACCGCTATGATGCCAAAGAGCTTGCGGTTATGAAAGGCTCCTTCATGGATATTGTGGATAATATCCTGACTGATACTGGAAATGCCTTTATGACACCGATTGAAAATGGGAAGTTTGCATTTTTGTTCTCATTGGAGACGAATAGCAGATTTATGTGGCACACGATGATTTCAGAGGCGCTGTCACGAATTAGAGTAAGTGTTAAACGTCAGTTGAATTTTACGATAAGCTGTAGCGTGAGTGAGATATGCAGCAAGCCTGACCACCTGCCGAGCTATTTTCAGACAGCAGACAAGGAGCTCCAGCAACGGTTTTATGAGGGGGGAGACGTCGTCATTTGGCCAGGTATTCAACGCAGGGAGGCCAACTCTATCAGCTTCTCCGTAGATGTGAAGCTCGAGCGGCTGCTGCTGTCACATCTTGCAACGCTAAATGAGACAGAGCTGATCCGGCAAGTTGAAGAGTTGTTTATTCGGATGGGGCAGGCGAGGGCTCCGCATAAAACGACACAAATGGTCGCAGTCGAGCTTATCCACCTCGTTAACCGGAAGTCGAAGGAGGCTGGCATTTCCGAGCAGGAGTTATTCGGAGATGACCAGAATCCGTACCAAATCATCGGCCAATTCGATACGCTGGTCGAGATGAAGGAATGGATTATAGAGATTTACCGCAAGCTAATACAAGCCTTGCGGCCCTCCTTGCACGATAACCATTATTCCGATAACATAAGGCGGACGCTGGAATGGATTCGTCAGCATTTCGCCGAGCCCATCACCTTGCAGGAGGTAGCGGACGTTGTTGGCGTGAATGCCTCTTATTTGAGCCGATTGTTTAAGGAGGAGTGCAAGCAAGGCTTTACCGATTATGTCAATCATGTGCGGGTGGAATACGCAAAGCTGCTGATCCGCTCCGGCGAGACTGATCTGAAGAACGTGGTGAAGCAGGCGGGTTTTAATCACTACAATTACTTTTTTACGGTATTCAAAAAAACAACTGGAATGACTCCATTGGCATACGAAAAGCAGCAGAAACGGTAG
- a CDS encoding ABC transporter substrate-binding protein, translated as MKKSMKFTLALSLSACLLITAACGNKNESPNTGANGDGSASKQETVSFWSWVPTDVQAEKAIAAFEKANPDIKVDYWRGEQTDYQKKLQVAMAANEGPDLLGMQVGGMLNQYANTLEPIEPLADQKWGAGWKDKFVKASIDQVKATNGTMVALPLNLTGQEFVLYNKTIFDKLGITKVPTTYEEWLTVNATIREKGNGVVPVAFGAKDIWHDVDMFVSLSNQFAPGKVYEAEQGKLAWTDQVFVDTMTAWSKLFTDKVMQDGALGLSTYPDARDQYFYSGKAAMFLTGSWHAGYSLPGGEKAGTAIEQDETGIFLLPQIGPNESRAVASVDTALSINKNSKHKEAAWKLLEFMTQGEGQQIMADFIQGSPAKVGIEIQTLDQFKFDAEREGITVVNNAIANAVGKRLLDYPELTNAIGIAMQDVAAGKDIETALKDIQKASEGIDRK; from the coding sequence ATGAAGAAGTCCATGAAATTTACATTAGCGCTTTCATTATCGGCTTGCTTGCTGATTACTGCGGCTTGCGGCAATAAAAATGAGTCGCCAAACACAGGCGCTAACGGAGACGGGTCAGCTAGCAAGCAGGAAACGGTAAGCTTCTGGTCATGGGTTCCGACAGACGTGCAAGCAGAGAAGGCGATTGCTGCTTTTGAGAAAGCCAATCCGGACATCAAGGTTGATTACTGGCGCGGAGAGCAGACGGATTACCAAAAGAAGCTTCAGGTTGCGATGGCGGCCAATGAAGGACCTGACTTGTTGGGTATGCAGGTTGGCGGGATGCTGAATCAATATGCGAATACGCTGGAGCCGATTGAGCCGCTTGCGGATCAGAAATGGGGAGCAGGCTGGAAGGACAAATTCGTAAAGGCATCGATCGATCAAGTTAAAGCGACAAACGGTACGATGGTTGCTTTGCCGCTGAACCTGACGGGTCAAGAGTTTGTACTTTATAATAAAACGATTTTTGATAAGCTGGGTATTACAAAAGTGCCCACCACGTATGAAGAATGGCTAACCGTAAACGCTACAATCCGTGAAAAAGGCAACGGAGTTGTGCCTGTAGCTTTTGGAGCAAAGGATATTTGGCATGATGTTGATATGTTCGTATCGCTTAGCAATCAATTTGCGCCAGGTAAAGTGTATGAGGCAGAGCAAGGCAAACTGGCTTGGACAGATCAAGTTTTTGTAGATACGATGACAGCCTGGAGCAAGCTGTTCACCGATAAAGTGATGCAGGACGGGGCGCTTGGCTTGTCGACTTATCCAGATGCGCGGGATCAATACTTTTACTCTGGCAAGGCGGCAATGTTCTTGACCGGCTCTTGGCACGCAGGCTACAGTCTGCCAGGCGGCGAAAAGGCTGGTACAGCAATCGAACAAGACGAAACCGGCATATTCCTGCTTCCGCAAATTGGACCAAACGAATCCAGAGCGGTAGCAAGTGTAGATACGGCGCTTTCGATCAACAAAAACTCGAAGCATAAAGAAGCGGCATGGAAGCTGCTTGAATTCATGACGCAAGGAGAAGGCCAACAAATTATGGCGGACTTCATTCAAGGCTCGCCTGCTAAGGTTGGTATTGAAATTCAAACGCTGGATCAATTTAAATTCGATGCCGAGCGTGAGGGGATCACAGTGGTAAATAACGCGATTGCCAATGCAGTTGGCAAACGTCTGCTGGACTACCCGGAGCTGACGAACGCAATCGGTATAGCGATGCAGGATGTAGCGGCTGGCAAAGACATTGAAACCGCGCTTAAGGATATTCAAAAAGCTTCCGAAGGCATCGATCGTAAATAA
- a CDS encoding carbohydrate ABC transporter permease, translating to MTGNRSVLSGWRAYLYVLPILILSGMFLYYCIGFTVYTSFHSWNGIDSDMKFIGLDNYIKLFNDKSYHIALRNNLIFFVFTVGIQAALGLMLAVLLRAKLKGNAIFRSIYFIPTIMAPIIIAAIFRIIMDTNFGSLNEGLRAIGLDFLAVSWLGDPKYALMSIIIVNIFEWMGFSMTLYYSALLAIPDEIYESAKIDGSGFWRTLFKITVPLVGGTTSTLVILGIVGSLKTFDIVSLLTGGGPGRSTEFLTTYVYKKAIEEFNGGMSAAAGVTILIIALVLAILQIQYTNRQQRDL from the coding sequence ATGACTGGCAACCGCTCAGTGCTTTCCGGCTGGAGAGCGTATCTTTATGTGCTGCCGATACTTATATTATCAGGCATGTTTTTGTACTACTGCATTGGATTTACTGTATACACCAGCTTTCATTCCTGGAACGGCATTGACTCGGATATGAAATTTATCGGCTTGGATAACTATATCAAGTTGTTTAACGATAAGTCTTACCATATCGCTTTGCGCAACAATCTCATATTCTTCGTGTTTACCGTTGGCATACAAGCGGCGCTTGGCTTAATGCTGGCGGTGCTGCTGCGCGCCAAGTTAAAGGGGAATGCCATTTTTCGTTCGATTTATTTCATCCCAACCATTATGGCGCCGATTATTATCGCAGCCATTTTCCGCATCATTATGGATACGAATTTCGGTAGCCTGAATGAGGGGCTTCGTGCGATCGGTCTTGATTTCTTGGCTGTATCCTGGCTGGGAGACCCCAAGTACGCGCTAATGTCCATCATCATTGTTAACATTTTTGAGTGGATGGGCTTTAGTATGACTCTGTATTATTCAGCCCTGCTGGCAATCCCGGATGAAATCTATGAATCAGCCAAAATTGACGGCTCTGGCTTCTGGCGCACCTTGTTCAAAATCACGGTTCCGCTTGTTGGAGGAACGACCTCCACACTCGTTATTCTTGGAATCGTTGGCTCGCTCAAAACATTCGACATCGTTTCCCTTCTTACTGGCGGCGGTCCTGGGCGTTCTACCGAGTTTTTGACTACCTATGTCTACAAGAAGGCGATTGAGGAGTTCAACGGAGGCATGTCTGCTGCAGCGGGCGTTACCATTCTCATTATTGCGCTTGTACTTGCTATACTGCAAATCCAATATACGAACCGCCAGCAGCGTGATCTATAA
- a CDS encoding carbohydrate ABC transporter permease, whose protein sequence is MSLLFINLRKIDKWVIQSVLAVFALIWLYPLVQSIIKSLEINGFGNYLAVIRHPKVSYFLVVFNSFFIAICTTIVVGLLATLAAYAFSKMQFRLKNFMFYSLVACLAIPATAVMSPLFFTAKTLGIMNSYSGVILPLVAFNAPFMLLILKNYFDSIPNAILEAGMIDGASSFLMYRTIMIPLGIPAIINIAVLTFIYSWNDYIIPLLHIRDEKMYTVTLATQFFTGTTNQTPEMVAQLYAALIMMTIPSIIVYMLGQNALKSGLTAGAVKS, encoded by the coding sequence GTGAGCTTATTGTTTATTAATTTGCGAAAAATAGATAAGTGGGTCATACAGTCTGTATTGGCGGTGTTTGCGCTCATTTGGCTGTATCCGCTGGTACAATCGATCATTAAATCGCTTGAGATCAATGGCTTTGGAAACTATCTGGCCGTCATCCGCCATCCCAAGGTCAGCTATTTCCTCGTTGTATTCAACAGCTTCTTCATCGCTATCTGTACAACTATTGTTGTTGGCCTACTCGCTACTCTGGCGGCGTATGCGTTCTCCAAAATGCAGTTTAGGCTCAAGAATTTCATGTTCTACTCCCTAGTAGCTTGCTTGGCGATACCGGCTACCGCTGTGATGTCGCCGCTATTCTTCACAGCGAAGACGCTGGGCATCATGAACAGCTACTCGGGTGTTATATTGCCGTTGGTTGCCTTTAATGCGCCATTCATGCTGCTTATTCTCAAAAACTATTTTGATTCCATTCCCAACGCCATATTGGAAGCGGGCATGATTGATGGCGCTTCGTCATTCCTCATGTATAGAACGATTATGATTCCGCTGGGTATTCCGGCCATTATCAATATTGCGGTGCTGACCTTTATTTACTCGTGGAATGATTACATTATCCCGCTCTTGCACATTCGTGACGAGAAGATGTATACGGTCACGCTGGCTACGCAGTTTTTTACAGGAACAACCAACCAGACGCCGGAAATGGTCGCACAGCTGTATGCAGCGCTCATTATGATGACAATTCCGTCCATTATCGTCTACATGCTTGGCCAAAATGCCCTGAAGTCTGGCTTGACTGCGGGGGCAGTCAAGAGCTAA
- a CDS encoding glycoside hydrolase family 43 protein: protein MMKKRTQAEGWPLHQAQTYCNPLPIKAGAGQREPLTLVHPDPYVLKYNGCYYTYATGEAGVVVLRSLDLLTWEHLGYGFQLTGRKNFWAPAAVYENGQFYLYVSSMPADTEDVHEERLMVAVADTPEGPFNYVRTFYDTFSLDSHVVKDEHGDYYLFYSNNEYSGVERDRAGTVILVDKLIDMVTPAGDPRIVVVPTIDEEIYEENRFGDGRDWHTIEGAFYLKRGLKHYMMYSGNAYVRPNYFLGYSMADAGKAESLLELEWMKYPSADEYKPLLRKNDGVEGVGHNSVIRGPNNVDNWVFYHGRNADDVLDTNQEQRTMRADPLLWSGDQLYIAGPTYSEQPAPASAALRDLFEGEDEGLSAHWLTVAGEWTTAGREALQANRSVVAGAVTCEVYSHYVLEISMKWQQDHTGGLYGIYAVYVDESNYVSVLFDVGRRVLQAQAVYKGIQHEAVSHVLPETFQFAAFHLLRVEKTCRSFVIKLDDVAVIQADFPLANGSVGMHTRYTSASFAGFEVTRYAAMTTGNGASFGELLERVSGDGICKVTNGELHCRSTQNRSSQWQLQAFGAAEAGRNYRIESDILVKRGGAFGLLVSYFDEHNWIDVVLSRAVESITVTQCHNGVVEVVMTAPLTASSFDWTSWHTLSGTVSGESLVIRVDHHVWSTDVLGGLGGTPGLIGAGEAAYRETRYTIL, encoded by the coding sequence ATGATGAAAAAAAGAACGCAAGCTGAGGGTTGGCCGTTGCATCAGGCACAAACATATTGCAATCCGCTCCCAATAAAAGCAGGAGCTGGGCAGAGGGAGCCGTTAACACTTGTACACCCCGATCCGTATGTGCTGAAATATAATGGCTGCTACTACACCTATGCGACGGGAGAAGCGGGAGTTGTCGTGCTGCGCTCGCTGGATCTGCTGACTTGGGAGCATCTTGGATATGGCTTTCAACTAACAGGTCGCAAAAACTTTTGGGCCCCAGCTGCTGTCTATGAGAACGGCCAATTTTATTTGTACGTATCCTCTATGCCTGCAGATACGGAGGATGTGCACGAGGAGCGCCTTATGGTTGCTGTAGCCGATACGCCTGAGGGGCCATTCAACTATGTGAGGACATTTTATGATACATTTTCACTTGACTCCCATGTGGTCAAGGATGAGCATGGCGATTACTATCTGTTTTATTCCAACAATGAGTATTCAGGTGTAGAGCGTGACCGTGCAGGCACGGTCATACTGGTGGATAAGCTCATTGATATGGTAACGCCGGCGGGTGATCCACGAATCGTTGTTGTGCCTACGATTGATGAGGAGATTTATGAAGAAAATCGATTTGGAGACGGTCGTGATTGGCACACCATCGAGGGAGCCTTTTATTTGAAACGGGGCTTGAAGCATTACATGATGTACAGCGGCAACGCATATGTCCGGCCAAACTATTTCCTGGGCTATTCGATGGCCGATGCAGGCAAAGCAGAATCGCTACTGGAGCTGGAGTGGATGAAATATCCTTCTGCTGATGAGTACAAGCCCCTGTTGCGTAAAAATGACGGGGTAGAGGGAGTTGGGCACAACTCGGTTATTCGTGGCCCGAACAATGTAGACAATTGGGTGTTCTATCACGGGCGCAATGCCGACGATGTGCTGGATACGAATCAAGAGCAGCGCACAATGCGAGCCGATCCTCTGCTTTGGAGCGGGGATCAACTGTATATCGCCGGGCCAACGTACAGTGAGCAGCCAGCGCCAGCAAGTGCAGCTTTGCGTGATCTGTTTGAAGGCGAGGATGAAGGTTTAAGCGCCCACTGGCTAACGGTTGCAGGCGAGTGGACGACAGCAGGCAGGGAGGCACTTCAAGCGAATCGCTCTGTCGTAGCCGGTGCTGTGACATGCGAAGTCTACAGTCACTATGTGCTGGAGATCAGCATGAAGTGGCAGCAGGATCACACAGGAGGTCTGTATGGTATTTATGCCGTCTATGTGGATGAGAGCAACTACGTATCCGTCTTGTTTGATGTGGGGAGAAGGGTATTACAGGCTCAGGCCGTTTATAAAGGCATTCAGCACGAGGCCGTTTCGCATGTGTTGCCAGAGACGTTTCAGTTTGCAGCGTTTCATTTGCTCCGTGTGGAGAAAACGTGCAGGAGCTTCGTTATCAAGCTGGACGATGTTGCCGTCATCCAAGCGGACTTTCCGCTTGCTAATGGCAGTGTAGGCATGCATACGCGTTACACTTCAGCCTCCTTTGCAGGATTTGAGGTCACACGTTATGCGGCGATGACGACTGGCAATGGTGCTTCGTTCGGGGAGTTGCTGGAGCGGGTGAGCGGCGACGGCATATGCAAGGTAACGAATGGGGAGCTTCACTGCCGCAGCACGCAGAATCGAAGCAGCCAATGGCAATTGCAGGCGTTTGGGGCTGCAGAAGCAGGCAGGAATTATCGAATTGAATCCGATATTCTTGTGAAACGCGGCGGTGCATTTGGCTTGCTTGTCTCGTATTTCGACGAGCACAACTGGATTGACGTTGTATTAAGCCGAGCAGTTGAATCCATTACAGTCACACAATGCCACAATGGCGTCGTGGAGGTTGTTATGACTGCCCCACTGACGGCCTCTTCGTTTGATTGGACAAGCTGGCATACGTTGTCCGGCACGGTGTCTGGCGAAAGCCTCGTTATCCGTGTCGATCATCATGTATGGTCTACAGACGTCCTTGGCGGCTTGGGAGGGACGCCGGGCTTGATTGGAGCAGGCGAGGCTGCATATCGCGAAACTCGCTATACGATTTTATAA
- a CDS encoding glycosyltransferase family 2 protein — MREVLLGYGYIAMYYALVITFIYFLIFCLSIRHTFPLQRGIQYNRIQKLSGSEQLPPVSILVPAYNEELTIQENVRSLLALHYPEYEVIVVNDGSTDDTAKVMIEHFQLQEIRPTVASHMKTERVRGYYHNPDYPNLYFIDKENGGKADSLNAGINLSHYSLISTIDADSLLEKDALTRIARVYMENPQETVAVGGNVRIVNSCTVEDGIVKKIRFPKQLWPALQNVEYMKAFLGGRIGWSALNGLIIVSGAFGVFQKDKVIAVGGYRGGYPGEDMNIVIKLHRYCLENQIPYHVAFCPDAVCWTQAPDTYRILSSQRKRWGRGNLKNMVEEGVHMLFRPRYKVFGLLTIPYNILFETLNPYIRLTGLLAMLGYWLLNMADWKIVAVFMLVNLFSCFILSLGALLIEEKAFSRYPKLSDLNKMMLYSFLMFFGYRQLGVLWRLLGHIDFFRNNNSWGTMVRTQFNK, encoded by the coding sequence TTGCGGGAGGTGTTATTGGGGTATGGATACATTGCGATGTATTATGCATTGGTCATTACCTTCATCTATTTCCTGATCTTCTGTCTCTCGATTCGCCATACGTTCCCGCTTCAACGGGGCATTCAGTACAATCGGATACAGAAGCTGTCCGGTTCAGAGCAACTGCCGCCGGTATCGATCCTGGTGCCGGCCTACAATGAGGAGCTGACGATTCAAGAAAATGTAAGGTCGCTGCTGGCGCTGCATTACCCGGAGTATGAGGTGATTGTAGTCAATGACGGCTCCACCGACGACACCGCCAAGGTAATGATCGAGCACTTCCAGCTTCAGGAGATAAGGCCGACCGTCGCCAGCCATATGAAGACGGAACGGGTGAGGGGCTACTACCATAATCCGGATTACCCGAATCTGTACTTCATCGACAAGGAAAATGGCGGCAAAGCCGACTCCTTGAACGCCGGCATCAACCTGTCCCACTATTCGCTCATCTCGACGATAGATGCGGACTCTCTGCTGGAGAAGGATGCGTTGACCCGCATCGCCAGAGTCTATATGGAGAATCCGCAGGAGACGGTAGCTGTCGGAGGGAATGTGCGGATCGTGAATAGCTGTACGGTCGAAGATGGCATCGTTAAGAAGATCCGGTTCCCGAAGCAGCTATGGCCAGCGCTCCAGAACGTCGAATATATGAAGGCCTTCCTGGGAGGCCGGATCGGCTGGAGCGCGTTGAACGGCTTGATCATCGTCTCCGGCGCCTTCGGCGTGTTCCAGAAGGATAAAGTCATTGCGGTCGGCGGCTATCGCGGTGGCTATCCCGGCGAGGATATGAACATCGTCATCAAGCTGCACCGTTATTGTCTGGAGAACCAGATTCCGTATCATGTCGCGTTCTGCCCGGATGCGGTCTGCTGGACACAAGCGCCCGATACCTACCGCATATTAAGCAGCCAGCGCAAGCGCTGGGGGCGGGGCAATCTGAAAAATATGGTAGAGGAGGGCGTACATATGCTGTTCCGACCGCGTTACAAGGTGTTCGGACTGCTGACGATTCCCTACAATATTTTGTTTGAGACGTTGAACCCCTACATCCGCTTGACGGGTCTGCTGGCGATGCTGGGTTACTGGCTGCTGAACATGGCGGATTGGAAGATCGTTGCCGTCTTCATGCTGGTCAATCTGTTCTCGTGCTTCATCCTGAGTCTGGGCGCGCTCTTGATCGAGGAGAAGGCGTTCAGCCGCTATCCGAAGCTGAGCGATCTGAATAAGATGATGCTTTATTCCTTTCTGATGTTTTTCGGCTATCGCCAGCTTGGTGTGCTATGGCGGCTGCTGGGACATATCGATTTCTTCCGCAACAACAATTCATGGGGAACGATGGTCCGAACTCAATTTAACAAATGA
- a CDS encoding response regulator transcription factor — protein sequence MAVVIRNTVQEIKLKLLQSIHAATRKGAAGGVILAPCAKMNPKQVEQAGDLLGNNEAALSFHCFYDAPNQMLCAVAEGGGLGSTHYASLALKDRLQQQQLLQGQLVVASFPESAQPTEAMVEAMLEQAFQSKGKEGDIRFFAPHQAACSVLLAEPDDIVRDFIKIRLELKGYLVHEARDGQEAYDAFLRHRPDLVVTELNLAILDGYQLIRSIQEQAQGSGQVIVLTDKLQEESRSRAYESGAADYVTKPLSFAELLWKMKRLTQTHENMRGVDGR from the coding sequence ATGGCTGTTGTTATTCGCAATACTGTGCAAGAGATCAAGCTGAAACTATTGCAATCGATACATGCGGCTACCCGCAAGGGAGCGGCTGGCGGCGTCATTCTGGCGCCCTGTGCGAAGATGAATCCGAAGCAGGTCGAGCAGGCGGGCGATCTGCTTGGCAACAATGAGGCGGCTCTCTCCTTTCATTGCTTCTACGATGCGCCGAACCAGATGCTCTGCGCGGTCGCGGAGGGCGGGGGGCTGGGCAGCACCCATTACGCTTCCTTGGCCTTGAAGGATCGGCTGCAGCAACAGCAGCTTCTGCAGGGGCAGCTCGTGGTGGCGAGCTTCCCGGAGAGTGCACAGCCGACCGAAGCGATGGTCGAGGCGATGCTGGAGCAGGCGTTCCAGAGCAAGGGGAAGGAGGGAGACATCCGCTTCTTTGCGCCGCATCAGGCGGCGTGCTCGGTGCTGCTCGCCGAGCCGGATGATATCGTGCGCGACTTCATCAAGATACGGCTGGAGCTGAAGGGCTATCTCGTCCATGAGGCGAGGGACGGGCAGGAGGCCTATGATGCGTTCCTCCGGCACAGACCTGACCTTGTCGTGACCGAGCTGAACCTGGCTATTCTCGATGGGTACCAGTTGATCCGCAGCATCCAGGAGCAGGCGCAAGGTTCCGGGCAAGTGATTGTACTGACGGACAAGCTGCAGGAGGAGAGCCGGAGTCGCGCCTATGAATCAGGGGCTGCGGATTATGTGACCAAGCCGCTATCGTTCGCTGAGTTGCTATGGAAGATGAAACGGCTTACCCAGACCCATGAAAATATGCGAGGAGTGGATGGCAGATGA
- a CDS encoding nucleotide sugar dehydrogenase, translating into MMDNLLREKLMNKTAKVGVIGLGYVGLPLSMEMVKGGFTVYGIDLDASKIEALHGGQSYIQDVPATLVADAVNSGKFVPTNCYEMIQELDTISICVPTPLSEHQDPDTSYIKNVVKEIKTYLQKGALIVLESTTYPGTTEELIQVELEAMGLTVGRDFFLCFSPERVDPGNANYNTYNTPKVIGGTTETCKELGVLLYQHVVQTVVPVSSPKVAEMSKLLENTFRSINIAFVNELAMMCDKMAIDVWEVIRAASTKPFGFMPFYPGPGIGGHCIPLDPMYLSWKAKEFRFYSKFIELAQSINDNMPEYVLNKTAQVLNVYAKSIRNSRVLMLGMSYKPDIDDLRESPGLSIYELFKQSGARVDYYDPYATSFRDEHGLTVHTVEYDPEVFAQYDCMVLITNHRSFSYHELAEMGVPIIDTRNAFATIQSDHIHKLGTGMQPPHVKVAVGA; encoded by the coding sequence ATGATGGACAACCTGTTGCGAGAAAAACTGATGAACAAGACGGCGAAGGTCGGCGTGATCGGCCTGGGCTACGTGGGCCTGCCCCTATCGATGGAGATGGTCAAGGGCGGCTTCACCGTCTATGGCATTGATCTGGATGCCTCTAAGATCGAGGCGCTGCACGGCGGCCAATCCTACATCCAGGATGTGCCAGCCACGCTGGTTGCCGACGCGGTGAACAGCGGGAAGTTTGTGCCCACCAACTGCTACGAAATGATTCAGGAGCTGGATACGATCAGCATCTGTGTGCCGACACCGCTAAGTGAGCATCAAGACCCGGATACCTCCTATATCAAGAATGTCGTAAAGGAAATAAAGACGTACCTGCAAAAGGGAGCCCTGATTGTGCTGGAGAGCACGACCTATCCGGGAACGACGGAGGAGCTGATTCAAGTGGAGCTGGAGGCGATGGGCTTGACGGTGGGCCGTGACTTCTTCCTCTGCTTCTCTCCGGAGCGGGTGGACCCCGGCAATGCCAACTACAATACGTATAATACACCGAAGGTGATCGGCGGCACGACCGAGACCTGCAAGGAGCTGGGCGTGCTGCTGTATCAGCATGTAGTGCAGACCGTCGTGCCGGTCTCCTCGCCCAAGGTGGCGGAGATGTCCAAGCTGCTGGAGAACACGTTCCGCAGCATTAACATCGCCTTCGTCAATGAGCTGGCGATGATGTGCGACAAGATGGCGATTGATGTATGGGAGGTCATTCGCGCTGCCTCCACGAAGCCGTTCGGCTTCATGCCCTTCTATCCAGGGCCCGGCATCGGCGGGCACTGCATTCCGCTTGATCCGATGTACCTGTCCTGGAAGGCCAAGGAATTCCGCTTCTACAGCAAGTTCATCGAGCTGGCGCAGTCGATTAATGACAACATGCCTGAGTATGTGCTGAACAAGACGGCGCAGGTGCTGAATGTATATGCCAAGTCGATCCGCAACTCCAGGGTGCTGATGCTGGGCATGTCCTATAAGCCGGACATCGATGATCTGCGCGAGTCGCCGGGTCTTTCCATCTATGAATTGTTCAAGCAGAGTGGCGCACGGGTCGACTATTATGATCCGTATGCGACCTCATTCAGAGATGAGCACGGCTTGACCGTTCATACGGTGGAGTATGACCCGGAGGTCTTCGCCCAATACGACTGTATGGTACTCATTACGAATCACCGCAGCTTCAGCTACCATGAGCTGGCGGAGATGGGGGTTCCGATCATCGATACGCGCAATGCCTTCGCCACGATTCAATCCGACCATATCCATAAGCTGGGAACCGGTATGCAGCCTCCACATGTGAAGGTCGCGGTAGGAGCCTGA